The Deltaproteobacteria bacterium genome contains the following window.
CCTCTGCAGAACCATTTTGTCCTTCGAGACGTCGATCCCCTGATCTTTTTTGAATTCGGCGATGAGATAGTCGATGAGCCGCTGGTCGATGTTGTCCCCCCCCAGATGCGTGTCGCCGTTGGTGGCCACCACCTCCACCACGTTCTGGCCCACTTCCAAAACGGAAATATCGAAGGTGCCGCCGCCAAAGTCGTACACGGCGATGATTTCGTCCTTTTTCTTGTCCATACCGTAGGCCAGGGAGGCGGCGGTCGGTTCGTTGACAATGCGGAGAACATTAAGTCCGGCGATGATACCGGCGTCCTTGGTGGCCTGCCGTTGAGAATCGTTGAAGTAGGCAGGAACGGTGATGACCGCATCGGTAACTGTTTCACCCAAATAGTCCTCGGCCGCTTTTTTGAGCTTCATCAGAATTTTGGCCGAAATCTCGGGGGGCATGTTTTGTTTGCCGGAAATATCCACCGCGGCATCGCCGTTGTCCCGTTTGACCACCTTGTAGGGGACCAGCTTGATTTCCTGCGGGACCTCATCGAATTTGCGCCCCATAAAACGCTTGATGGAATAGACCGTATTGTCCGGATTGGTCACCGCCTGCCGTTTGGCCGCCTGACCGACAAGGATTTCGCCGTCTTTGGTATACGCGACCACCGACGGGGTTGTGCGCGCCCCCTCCTGATTGGGGATGATTTTGGGTTCGCCCCCCTCCATGACGGCAACACACGAGTTGGTGGTTCCCAGATCGATTCCGATCACTTTTGATTTTTTGGTCATGATATTTGGGGCCCTTTCGGCCCGTTTGTTGCTACTCGCGTTAATATATTTCGGGCCTCAAATGGCCCCAAACCCCACGCTCGCAACCGGCAAAGCCGGATTGCTCGCTTATGTTTATTTTGTCTGTTTCCTTCCGTTTTGTTTAAGATTAGGAATCCTTTGACCAATGTCAACCCTCGTTTGACGTTTTAGAGCGTGATAGATATAAGAGGCAACCCATGACCGTCAAGCGACTCTTCTGCTTTTTTCTCCTTTTCGTGGCTGTCTCCTGCGGTTTCCACAAACCGGAAATCAAGGTTCTTCCCTCTGCCGAAAAGGAGGCCAAAAAAATTCTCTTCATCGCCATCGACGGGATAGGCTATGAGATGATGCATGAACTGCAGAAAGAAGGCCATTTCATGGATTTTCAGCCGGTGATCCCCTTCATTTCGACCTTTCCCTCGGCCACGACCATCGGTTTTACCGGAATCTTCAAACCGCTGGATGTGGGAAAAGTTCCCGGCTATGAGAGCAGGTTCTACTCCTATGAAGCAAACAAGGTCATCGGCGGCACGCCGGCGGACATCTATAAAATTCATGTCAATTACAAGACCTATTTCGACGCCTTTCGCCACACGATGCACGAAAAGGCGGTGATGTACGCCTTTCCCGGCGTTGCGGGGCAGGAGGATCTTCTGCGCGCCGAAAGGCTCGCGATGAAAAGCCCCAAAAAGGTTCTTATGGCTTATCTGGGGGGGACCGACGGCGCCCAGCATCTTTTGGGTCGGGAACGGATGAAGAGGTTCATGATTTTTGTCGACCGGTTTCTTCAACGGATGAAGAAGAAGTATTACCGGGAGCATGACGAACGCTTGAGGGTCGTCCTTTTTTCCGACCATGGTTTCCATTTCGACCGTTTAAAAATGATCGGTACCGGAGAGATTGAAAAGGCGCTTGAGGCGGCGGGGCTTAACCACTCCAAACATCTCGTCAACAAAAACGACGTCGTCGTTGTCGAATACGGCCTCCTCTCTGCCGGCGTGATGATGACGCGGGAGGGGGAGAAGGCGGCCCGGGCCATCCGGCGGGTTGACGGCATCGATCTGGTTTTTTGGCCCGAAGGGAAGAGGGTGCGCATGGTGAATTCCGAAGGGGAGGAGGCCTTTTTCGATTATCAGTGGCCCAGCCGATATCGCTATGTTTCCGTAAAGGGGGACCCGCTCGATTATCTCCCCATCCTCAAAAAAAGCGGATTGGCGTCCGGAAACTGGATTTCGGACAGCCAATGGAAGAAAATGGTGGCAAGGGTCTTTTACCCCGACGCGGGATACCGCCTCTATGATTCGTTTTTTAATCTGGTGGAAAACAGGGCGGGGGTTATGTTTTCCCTCAAACCGGATTACCAGTTCGGTGGTTTTGCGGCGCTGGCGGGAACCTGGCTCAAATTTGGCCACAAGGGGACGCACGGCGGCCTTTTTTGGGACGCCTCGGCCGGCATGGCGATGACCGACGACCGCACCATGGAGCTTCCCGAGAGCCTGCGGTATGATGAACTGTTCAAACTGTTTCTTCCCCGCGTAACGACGGCCTACCGGGAAAGGCACTGATGTCATTCATGGAGAATCATTCATTGATACGAACAATCGGTTTTGTCGCGTCGCTGGCGCTTCCCCTCTTTAATATTCCCCTGATGGTCAAAATCATCCGCCGCCGGTCTTCGGAGGACTTGAGCCTGGTCTGGCTTTTGGGGGTTTTTTCCTGCCTGATTCTTATCGAACCGGCGGCGCTGGCCTCCTCCGATTTTATTTTCCGTTTTTTTGCGACCCTGAACGTGATTCTTTTTTCGGGCGTGGTCGCGACCGCCCTTTATTTTCGTTTGAAAGGGGGAGGCAAGAGTGAGCGAGGATCGGATTTAATCCGTCCGAGCGAACCGGGGGGCACGGGGGCGCCGAAGGCTTTGCCCCCGATATAATAACCCCTTGAAGTTTCTTGACGCCCGATTATCATTTTTGTAGAGGCGTCAAACTTGTGGGGGGGAAGACATGTCTCATGAAGAATTAAGCGACGAAGAGGTGGTTGAATTCATCCTCGAGAGCCTCGAGGAAGACGGGCGCGTCCGCACCGATTGCCTCGACATCGAATGCGTCAACGGACGTCCGTGTCTTTCGGGGCGCGTGGCCACCGACGAGGAACGCGAGCTGATCGACGAAATCCTGACCGACGTGCTGAATATCCACGACTACGAAAACACGGTATGGGTGGACGACCGTCTCACTTTTGAAAAAGTGGAGGATGACGAAGAAGGGGGGGCAAGGGGCCGGTCGTCCCTTGAGGAAGACGACCATCTTGAAACGGAAGAACCCCTCGACGAGGGGGACGACGGGGAAGACGATAAAGACTCTTGACATTGGCCTTAAAAAACGGGAATGAATGACCGTTCATTTTATGGCCTTTACACTTCTCGCCAACAAAAAGCAGACGGCCGACAAGCATCAGAAGATCATCGAGGCGGCCATCGCCGTCTTTGCCGGCAAGGGTTTTTTCAACAGCACGGTGGCCGACGTGGCGCGCGAGGCCGATGTCGCCGACGGCACCATCTATCTTTATTTCAAAAACAAGGATGACCTCCTGATTTCGATCTTCGAATACAGCATGGATCTGTTCATCAGGGCGGCAGAGGAGGAATTAAAAAGGGCGTCCGATCCGAAGGAAAAGCTCAAAGTCTTTATTTCCCTTCATTTGAAACTGGTGCAGAAATATCCCGACCTGGCCCAGGTGATCCAGATCGAACTCCGGCAGAGCACCAAATTCATGAAGGAATATCCGAACGAGAAGTTTTTTGAGTACTTGAACATCGTTTCGGGCATTATTGAAGAGGGGCAGGAAAAAGGGGTTTTCAAAAGGGGGGTCGAGCCGGTGATCCTGAAGCGGGTCATTTTCGGCGCCGTTGATGAAATCGCGCTGGAATGGACGCTGATGAAACGAAAGCGCTACACCATGGAAGAAGCGGCCGAGCAGGTGTGCGGAATGATTTTCGGGGGGATTGGCGCATGAAAATAGCCGCGCTCATCAAACAGGTTCCCGATACCGAAACCAAAATCCGCATCCGGGCGGATGGCACCGGAAGCTCCGGTGGCGGCGGCATTGAAGAGGCCGACATCAAATTTATCGTCAACCCCTATTGCGAGTATGCCGTGGAGGAGGCCATCCGCACGAAGGAAAAGGCCAAAGAGGGGGAGACGACCGTCATCTCTCTGGGTCCGGACCGGGCGGTTGAGGCGCTTCGGACGGCGTTGGCGATGGGAATCGACAAGGGGGTTCATATCGACAATGAAGGAAAATTTTTTGACAGTTTTCAGACGGCAAAAATTCTGGCGGGTGTTTTGAAGGCCGGGGGATTCGACCTGGTTTTTTGCGGTAAACAGGCCATCGACGGCGACAACGGACAGACGCCCCAGATGATCGCGGAATTGCTCGACATCCCGCAGGTGATGATCATCGAAAAACTGGAACTTTTGTCCGAACTGAAAGGTGCGCTTGTCACTCGCAGGGTGGGGGGAGGGACCCGCGAGATTTACGAGGCCCCCTTTCCGCTGATACTGGGATGCGAAAAAGGGTTGAACACGCCGCGGTATGCATCCTTGCCCGGAATCATGAAGGCAAAGACCAAACCGGTGGAAAAGCTTAAAGGCTCCGAATTTCTGGAGGGGGCGGAACCGCTCGTGCGATTTGTCAACTATCAACTGCCTCCGGATCGAAAGGCGGGAAAGAAAATCGACGGCGAACTTCCGCAGAAGGCGCATGAACTGGTTCGTCTTCTGCGGGAAGAGGCGAAGGTGATTTAAGGCGGCAGGGCCCCTCCAAAAAACCGGCGCCGTGCCTGCCGGCAGGCAGGGGCAGGCGCCGGCCAAATGGTCCGGAT
Protein-coding sequences here:
- a CDS encoding TetR/AcrR family transcriptional regulator, which translates into the protein MAFTLLANKKQTADKHQKIIEAAIAVFAGKGFFNSTVADVAREADVADGTIYLYFKNKDDLLISIFEYSMDLFIRAAEEELKRASDPKEKLKVFISLHLKLVQKYPDLAQVIQIELRQSTKFMKEYPNEKFFEYLNIVSGIIEEGQEKGVFKRGVEPVILKRVIFGAVDEIALEWTLMKRKRYTMEEAAEQVCGMIFGGIGA
- a CDS encoding alkaline phosphatase family protein yields the protein MTVKRLFCFFLLFVAVSCGFHKPEIKVLPSAEKEAKKILFIAIDGIGYEMMHELQKEGHFMDFQPVIPFISTFPSATTIGFTGIFKPLDVGKVPGYESRFYSYEANKVIGGTPADIYKIHVNYKTYFDAFRHTMHEKAVMYAFPGVAGQEDLLRAERLAMKSPKKVLMAYLGGTDGAQHLLGRERMKRFMIFVDRFLQRMKKKYYREHDERLRVVLFSDHGFHFDRLKMIGTGEIEKALEAAGLNHSKHLVNKNDVVVVEYGLLSAGVMMTREGEKAARAIRRVDGIDLVFWPEGKRVRMVNSEGEEAFFDYQWPSRYRYVSVKGDPLDYLPILKKSGLASGNWISDSQWKKMVARVFYPDAGYRLYDSFFNLVENRAGVMFSLKPDYQFGGFAALAGTWLKFGHKGTHGGLFWDASAGMAMTDDRTMELPESLRYDELFKLFLPRVTTAYRERH
- a CDS encoding electron transfer flavoprotein subunit beta/FixA family protein is translated as MKIAALIKQVPDTETKIRIRADGTGSSGGGGIEEADIKFIVNPYCEYAVEEAIRTKEKAKEGETTVISLGPDRAVEALRTALAMGIDKGVHIDNEGKFFDSFQTAKILAGVLKAGGFDLVFCGKQAIDGDNGQTPQMIAELLDIPQVMIIEKLELLSELKGALVTRRVGGGTREIYEAPFPLILGCEKGLNTPRYASLPGIMKAKTKPVEKLKGSEFLEGAEPLVRFVNYQLPPDRKAGKKIDGELPQKAHELVRLLREEAKVI